The Spirosoma sp. SC4-14 DNA window AAACGCACACAAAGCTATTGCTGGTCGTACGAAATGAGGGTAGTCGGGTTGTACGCTATGCCCACATGGCTACCGGCAACTACAACGAAGATACGTCGAAACTATACACCGATATTGGTTTGCTGACAACCAGCGAAACCTATACACACGATATCTCCGAGTTTTTTAATGTTATAACTGGGCACTCGCTGCCCAACGAATATCAATACCTGATTACTGCTCCCCGCGACATGCGAGAGCAACTGATTCGCCTGATCCGGCTCGAAGCCACTAACGCTCAGCACGGTTTGCCGAGCGGCATCTGCATCAAAGTCAACTCATTGGAAGACAAGCAGTTAATTGACGAACTTTATAAGGCATCGCAGGCTGGCGTACCGATTCGGCTGATTGTTCGGAGCATCTGCTGTTTGCGCCCTCATCGGGCTGGGTTGAGCGATAATATCACAGTACGGTCAATTGTTGGCGATTTTCTGGAACATACCCGGATTTATTATTTTCATAATAACGGCGACCCGAAGGTATATGGCGGCAGTGCCGATGTGATGGTTCGGAGCTTTGACCGACGCATTGAATCGCTGTTTTATCTAGCCGATCAGCGGGTGAAACAACTTGCCATTTTGATTCTGGATTATAACTTAAAAGATAACATCAATTCGTATGAATTGATGGAAGATGGTGACTTTAAAAAGTGCGAAGTGCCAGAAGGAGCCGAACCATTCAACATCCATCAGAAATTCTTCGACGTAACAGAAAAAGAAGCGATGGATACGCATCTGTTCGACCCTGAACTTAAACCGGCCGAAGTTGCAAAGATTGAGGAAGAATATCAGGAAGGAGCCGAACGAGCTATTGCCGATATTTAGTAAACAATTTCTCGATTTTGGTCGCTTAATTAACAGGAGAATGGAATCGATACGAGTGCATCTGCCAGAAGACTTACGGATGAACGATGACGAGTTTTTCCGCTTTTGCCAGGACAATCCTGACCTGAAGTTTGAGCGTCGAAAAAACGGCGATATTGTTTTTATGGGTCTCACTGGAAGTAAAACATCATCTGAAAATTCAGAACTTAATGCTGATTTTGTAATCTGGAATCGTGCTAACTGATTCGGTAAAGTTTTTGATTCATCAGGAGGCTTTACTTTACCAGACTCATCTATTATGTCGCCGGATGAAGCGGTAATGGAGCGTAGCCGCTGGGAAGCTCTGACAACCGATCAACGGAAAACATTTGCCCCTATTTGCCCAGACGTTGTACTCGAATTGCGTTCACAGTCGGACCGACTGAAAGACTGTTTCGAGAAAATGGACGACTGGATGGCCAATGGTTGTCGGCTAGGCTGGCTCATCGATCTAGCTAATCAGACTACCTACATTTACCGCCCCAATCAGGAACGCGAAGAAATAACAGGATTAGGACAATTATCAGGAGAAGACGTGTTATTGGGCTTTACGCTCGACCTCGCAAACCTGACTGCATAACCCTATCTTTGAAACTAAAAGAGGTTGAATTGACGAATATTATTTGTCGATTCAACCTCTTTTCATTTCAAAGAGACTAGAAACGCCTTATTCATAACCTTCTTTTCGTATATTCGCCAACCTAACTGTATTTGTATTTTCACTGAATGGATCGCTTCACCGGACTACTAGGAATCGCCTTGATTCTGGGCATTGCTTATGCCCTCTCCAACAATAGAAAAGCAATAAATTACCGAACTGTCGGAGTGGGGCTTGCCCTTCAGTTTGGGCTCGCGGTTTTTGTACTTAAAACGGATGTTGGTCAGAATCTCTTTCAGGGGTTGGGTTATTATGTGGATCGCCTGCTTCAGAAAGCCAATATTGGAGCCGAATTTGTTTTTTCGTCGCTGGTTCGCTCCGATGTGCTTCAAAAAGCATTTGGCCCCGGCAATGATTTTATTTTCTTCTTTAAAGTGATCCCAACCATCATTTTTGTGGCCGTGCTGGTCAATATTTTCTATCACCTTGGCATTATGCAACGCGTGGTAGCCATTATGGCGCGGGCCATGAAATGGCTGATGGGTGTAAGCGGAGCCGAAGCGCTCTCCAACGTAGCCAGCACATTTGTGGGGCAGGTAGAAGCCCAGATTATGATTAAGCCCTACTTAAACGGCATGACCAATTCGGAACTACTAGCCTCCATGACGGGCTCATTTGCCTGTATTGCCGGTGGTGTACTTGCTGTCTATATTTCGCTGGGCGTACCCGCACCTTACCTGCTGGCAGCTAGTATTATGGCTGCTCCTGGAGCACTGGTCATCAGCAAAATTGTCATGCCCGAAACCGAGGTATCGGAAACTCAGGGAGTTATTAAAGTAGAAATCAAAAAAACGCACGCAAACCTGCTCGATGCCATTGCCGCCGGAGCAAGCGAGGGTTTAAAAGTAGGTCTGAATGTGGTAGCCATGCTGATTGGCTTCATTGCCCTGATTGCCCTGATCGACAGCATCCTCTTCCGTCTGGGCTTCTACATCCTGGGCATGGACAACCTGAGCATGAACTTTCTGCTGGGAAAAGTCTTTTCTATTTTCGCCTGGGCTATGGGTGTTCCGGGCAAAGATATTCAGGCCGCAGGCTCGCTGATGGGCACCAAAATGGTTGTAAATGAATTTGT harbors:
- a CDS encoding Uma2 family endonuclease: MESIRVHLPEDLRMNDDEFFRFCQDNPDLKFERRKNGDIVFMGLTGSKTSSENSELNADFVIWNRAN
- a CDS encoding nucleoside transporter C-terminal domain-containing protein, yielding MDRFTGLLGIALILGIAYALSNNRKAINYRTVGVGLALQFGLAVFVLKTDVGQNLFQGLGYYVDRLLQKANIGAEFVFSSLVRSDVLQKAFGPGNDFIFFFKVIPTIIFVAVLVNIFYHLGIMQRVVAIMARAMKWLMGVSGAEALSNVASTFVGQVEAQIMIKPYLNGMTNSELLASMTGSFACIAGGVLAVYISLGVPAPYLLAASIMAAPGALVISKIVMPETEVSETQGVIKVEIKKTHANLLDAIAAGASEGLKVGLNVVAMLIGFIALIALIDSILFRLGFYILGMDNLSMNFLLGKVFSIFAWAMGVPGKDIQAAGSLMGTKMVVNEFVAYLDLVKIKPTLDPKTIAITSFALCGFANFSSIAIQVGGIGELAPKRRSDLAKLGFKALICGTLASYMSATLAGLLL